In a single window of the Deinococcus cellulosilyticus NBRC 106333 = KACC 11606 genome:
- a CDS encoding NADH:flavin oxidoreductase/NADH oxidase — MSQLFTPITFQGVTLRNRIVVSPMCQYSSENGYPTDWHLVHLGSFARGGAGLVILEATAVTPEGRISPQDMGIWEDGQAEALGKIVHFIKGQGSVAGIQLAHAGRKASTRVPWDQSREVLTPAEGGWEVVGPSAIPFTEGWLVPHALTFEEIQTLKEHWVAAALRAVKAGFEVLEIHAAHGYLLHEFLSPLSNHRTDEYGGSLENRSRLLLEITRSIKAAIPASLSLWVRISATDWTEGGWSIEESVELSKALKEAGVDLIDVSTGGNVPRAQIPVGPGYQVRFAERIKQKAGIATGAVGLITEPHQAEQIVATGQADVALLARAFLRDPHWPQAAAKVLGVKTDVPKQYGRAWL, encoded by the coding sequence ATGAGTCAGCTTTTTACCCCCATCACTTTTCAGGGCGTGACTTTGAGAAACCGCATTGTGGTCAGCCCCATGTGCCAGTACAGCTCAGAGAACGGGTACCCCACCGACTGGCATCTGGTGCACCTGGGTTCTTTTGCCAGAGGTGGCGCAGGTCTGGTCATCCTTGAAGCCACTGCTGTGACACCAGAAGGCCGCATCAGCCCACAGGACATGGGCATCTGGGAAGACGGTCAGGCAGAGGCCCTGGGCAAGATCGTGCACTTCATCAAAGGTCAGGGATCTGTGGCGGGCATTCAACTGGCCCACGCAGGCAGGAAAGCCAGCACGCGGGTGCCCTGGGACCAGAGCCGGGAAGTCCTTACCCCTGCAGAAGGAGGCTGGGAAGTGGTTGGACCCAGCGCAATTCCCTTTACAGAGGGATGGCTGGTGCCCCATGCCCTGACCTTTGAAGAAATTCAGACCCTCAAGGAGCACTGGGTGGCTGCAGCCCTCAGAGCAGTCAAAGCAGGTTTTGAGGTGCTGGAGATTCACGCTGCCCACGGCTACCTCCTGCATGAGTTCCTGTCCCCCCTCAGCAACCACCGGACAGATGAGTACGGTGGAAGCCTGGAGAACCGCAGCAGGTTGCTGCTGGAAATCACCCGTTCCATCAAGGCTGCCATTCCTGCCTCGCTCTCCCTGTGGGTGCGCATCAGTGCCACCGACTGGACCGAGGGTGGATGGAGCATTGAGGAAAGTGTAGAACTGTCAAAAGCCCTCAAAGAAGCTGGAGTCGATCTGATTGATGTGTCCACTGGAGGCAATGTGCCCAGAGCGCAGATTCCTGTCGGCCCTGGATATCAGGTTCGTTTTGCCGAGAGGATCAAGCAGAAAGCAGGCATCGCCACAGGTGCGGTGGGCCTGATCACCGAGCCCCATCAGGCAGAACAGATTGTCGCCACCGGACAGGCCGACGTGGCCTTGCTGGCCCGTGCCTTCCTCAGGGACCCGCACTGGCCCCAGGCAGCAGCGAAAGTGCTCGGGGTCAAAACCGATGTTCCAAAACAGTATGGACGGGCCTGGCTGTGA
- a CDS encoding tautomerase family protein produces MANIKIYGHKAFLDSSKEVLSEAIHKAVVVALQYPLDKKFHRFLPLEEGYFIHPEDRSEKYLDIEIHMFEGRTESTKRALIEQLFTQLEQVGVTRQNVEVILIETPKVNWGIRGKNGADLALNYKVEV; encoded by the coding sequence ATGGCAAACATCAAGATTTACGGACACAAAGCTTTTCTGGATTCCAGCAAAGAAGTCCTGTCTGAAGCCATCCACAAAGCTGTGGTGGTGGCCCTGCAGTACCCTCTGGACAAGAAGTTTCACCGCTTCCTGCCTTTAGAAGAGGGATACTTCATTCACCCCGAGGACCGCAGCGAGAAGTACCTCGACATCGAGATCCACATGTTTGAAGGTCGCACCGAGAGCACCAAACGTGCCCTGATCGAGCAGCTTTTCACCCAGCTGGAACAGGTTGGCGTGACCCGTCAGAATGTGGAAGTGATCCTCATCGAAACCCCGAAAGTGAACTGGGGCATTCGTGGCAAAAACGGTGCCGATCTGGCCCTGAACTACAAGGTAGAGGTGTAA
- the trpD gene encoding anthranilate phosphoribosyltransferase has translation MLHKLLSGQVLSFDEAAEFMRQVMSDQVSPVRLSAALAALRVRGEAPQEIAGFASTMREFAIPVKVKAPLVMDIVGTGGDSENPFNISTTTIFVVSTAGVTVAKHGNRAASSKSGSADLLEACGVNLNATPETIEKAINTVGVGFLFARSYHPAMRFAAPVRAELGVRTVFNLLGPLTNPATPTHQVVGVSSPHLVPVFAQVLQKLGLKRGIVVYGDGLDEFTTCGPNQVAELKDGEISEYTIEPESVGIRCVAKQDIQGGDAQHNAEITKAVLGGKGTQAQRDIVALNAGIALYISGQQESIEKGIQRAYEVLDSGEALLKLQAYAALTQQ, from the coding sequence ATGCTTCATAAACTGTTGTCCGGTCAGGTGCTGTCTTTCGATGAAGCCGCTGAGTTCATGCGGCAGGTGATGAGTGATCAGGTGAGCCCGGTTCGGCTTTCTGCTGCCCTGGCTGCCCTGCGTGTGCGGGGAGAGGCCCCTCAGGAGATTGCAGGCTTTGCCTCCACCATGCGTGAATTTGCCATTCCAGTGAAGGTGAAAGCCCCCCTGGTGATGGACATCGTGGGAACGGGAGGGGACAGCGAGAATCCCTTCAACATTTCCACCACCACCATTTTTGTGGTGTCCACTGCAGGGGTGACCGTGGCAAAACACGGCAACCGTGCAGCCAGCAGCAAATCCGGCAGTGCAGACCTTTTAGAAGCCTGCGGTGTGAACCTGAACGCTACACCAGAAACCATCGAGAAAGCCATCAACACTGTGGGGGTGGGCTTCCTCTTTGCTCGCAGTTACCATCCTGCCATGCGTTTTGCTGCTCCGGTGCGTGCTGAACTTGGCGTCAGGACGGTTTTCAATCTGCTCGGTCCGCTGACCAACCCTGCCACCCCCACCCATCAGGTGGTCGGGGTGTCCAGCCCTCATCTGGTGCCTGTCTTTGCACAGGTGCTGCAGAAACTTGGCCTGAAACGCGGCATCGTGGTTTACGGGGATGGGCTGGACGAGTTCACCACCTGCGGTCCCAATCAGGTCGCTGAACTCAAAGATGGTGAAATCAGTGAATACACCATCGAACCCGAAAGTGTAGGCATCCGCTGTGTGGCCAAACAGGACATCCAGGGTGGAGATGCCCAGCACAACGCTGAGATCACAAAAGCGGTCCTGGGCGGCAAAGGCACCCAGGCCCAGCGGGACATTGTCGCCCTGAACGCAGGCATCGCCCTGTACATCTCAGGTCAACAGGAAAGCATCGAGAAAGGCATCCAGCGTGCTTATGAAGTGCTGGACTCGGGTGAGGCTTTGCTGAAGCTGCAGGCCTATGCTGCGCTGACGCAACAATAG
- the trpE gene encoding anthranilate synthase component I has protein sequence MQVYYREIHADLETPVSAYLKVASGSTHSFLLESVEGGERSARYSFLGVGAQGKFIARGHNVTLEGAFGNETLFVQDPLTLLYEKTIHPEVQVPNGLPAFVGGAVGYASYDVIRLYEKLPETNPDELNLPDVEFMIPDAVVVFDHVKHRLFVVTVRDNEKEAEGVLDDLVKKLRAPLTSVPGSEPAAERAEWESNFTKEGYMEAVSKCVEYIHAGDAFQVVPSQRFSAKLTTHPFAIYRALRSVNPSPYLGYIQFPNVTLVASSPESLCKSDGKTIATMPIAGTRKRGLTPEEDVALEQELLADEKERAEHLMLVDLGRNDLGRVAKYGSVKVKDAFRVERYSHVMHIVSTVEAQLAEGKTPLHALASTLPMGTLSGAPKIRAMEIIEEVEPVRRGPYGGSFGYIAMNGSMDMALTLRTAVIANNKVYIQAGGGVVADSDPEFEFNETMSKSAALKRAVEMAEKGL, from the coding sequence ATGCAAGTGTATTACCGGGAAATCCACGCCGATCTTGAAACACCCGTCAGTGCTTATCTGAAAGTTGCCTCCGGCAGCACCCACAGTTTCCTTTTAGAGAGTGTCGAAGGTGGAGAGCGCAGTGCCCGTTATTCCTTTCTGGGGGTGGGAGCGCAAGGGAAATTCATTGCCAGAGGTCACAACGTGACGCTGGAGGGGGCCTTCGGGAATGAGACACTGTTTGTACAGGACCCCCTCACCCTGCTTTACGAGAAGACCATTCACCCTGAAGTCCAGGTCCCGAATGGTCTTCCTGCTTTTGTGGGGGGGGCAGTGGGTTACGCCTCTTACGACGTGATCCGCCTGTACGAGAAACTCCCGGAAACCAACCCCGACGAACTGAACCTGCCCGATGTCGAATTCATGATTCCTGACGCTGTGGTGGTTTTCGATCACGTCAAACACCGCCTGTTTGTGGTGACGGTGCGAGACAACGAAAAAGAAGCAGAGGGGGTGCTGGATGATCTGGTGAAGAAGCTCCGCGCACCCCTCACTTCTGTTCCCGGCAGTGAACCTGCTGCAGAGCGTGCCGAGTGGGAAAGCAACTTCACCAAAGAGGGTTACATGGAGGCCGTCAGCAAGTGCGTGGAATACATCCATGCCGGAGATGCCTTCCAGGTGGTGCCCTCCCAGCGCTTCTCTGCAAAACTGACCACCCATCCCTTTGCGATCTACCGTGCCCTGCGCTCCGTGAACCCCAGCCCTTATCTCGGGTACATCCAGTTCCCCAACGTGACCCTGGTGGCTTCCAGCCCTGAAAGCCTCTGCAAGAGCGATGGGAAGACCATCGCCACCATGCCCATTGCTGGCACCCGCAAACGTGGCCTGACTCCTGAAGAAGATGTGGCCCTGGAACAAGAACTCCTGGCCGATGAGAAAGAACGGGCCGAGCACCTGATGCTGGTGGATCTGGGACGCAACGACCTCGGACGGGTGGCAAAATACGGCTCTGTGAAAGTGAAAGACGCCTTCCGGGTCGAGCGGTACAGCCACGTGATGCATATTGTTTCCACCGTTGAGGCTCAACTCGCAGAGGGCAAAACCCCCCTGCATGCCCTGGCCTCCACCCTCCCGATGGGCACCCTCTCTGGCGCACCCAAAATCCGCGCCATGGAAATCATCGAAGAGGTGGAGCCTGTGCGCCGTGGCCCTTACGGTGGCTCTTTCGGGTACATCGCCATGAACGGCAGCATGGACATGGCCCTGACCCTCAGGACCGCCGTGATTGCCAACAACAAGGTCTACATCCAGGCCGGAGGTGGCGTGGTGGCAGACTCCGACCCCGAGTTCGAGTTCAATGAAACCATGAGCAAATCTGCCGCCCTGAAACGGGCCGTGGAAATGGCAGAAAAGGGGCTGTAA
- a CDS encoding anthranilate synthase component II, which yields MMKVLVIDNYDSFTYNIVQYLGEFGIEAEVWRNDQFEIEDIDKLQPDRIIISPGPCTPSEAGLSIPVIEKYAPQIPILGVCLGHQSMGQAFGGNVMRAKHIMHGKMSRIQHNEKGVFAGIPEDIQVTRYHSLVVEDLPEVLEATAWTTEVDGSKTLMALRHKQYPMHGVQFHPESIASEHGHQMLKNFLDDPY from the coding sequence ATGATGAAGGTTCTGGTCATCGACAATTACGACAGTTTCACCTACAACATCGTGCAGTACCTCGGGGAGTTTGGCATTGAGGCCGAAGTGTGGAGGAACGACCAGTTCGAGATCGAAGACATCGACAAACTGCAGCCCGACCGCATCATCATCTCCCCCGGTCCCTGCACCCCCAGCGAAGCAGGCCTGAGCATCCCCGTGATCGAGAAATACGCCCCCCAGATCCCCATTCTGGGCGTGTGCCTGGGTCACCAGAGCATGGGACAGGCTTTTGGTGGCAACGTGATGCGGGCAAAACACATCATGCACGGCAAAATGTCCCGCATCCAGCACAATGAAAAAGGTGTGTTCGCTGGCATCCCCGAAGACATTCAGGTGACCCGCTACCACTCTCTGGTGGTTGAAGACCTGCCCGAAGTGCTAGAAGCCACTGCCTGGACCACCGAAGTGGACGGCAGCAAAACCCTGATGGCCCTGCGCCACAAACAGTACCCCATGCATGGGGTGCAGTTCCACCCGGAGTCCATTGCCAGTGAGCATGGGCATCAGATGCTGAAGAATTTTCTGGATGATCCGTATTGA
- the trhA gene encoding PAQR family membrane homeostasis protein TrhA, with protein sequence MLKHLREPINAITHWIGAGKAIVLTVLLCIFAYKGGVHWWPFLIFGVSMFLLYLASASYHTFHVKERVLLWLRKLDHSAIFLLIAGSYTPIAMLALDGPWRLWTMVVVWGVALAGVILKLVTMKLPRWISTILYLAMGWMSVILMPQLLNQFSWPPLVWMCIGGVFYSIGAIIYATKKLNPIPGVFGFHEIWHLFVLGGTASHAVTMFYLTSRVA encoded by the coding sequence ATGTTGAAGCACCTGCGTGAACCCATCAATGCCATCACCCACTGGATCGGGGCTGGCAAAGCCATCGTCCTGACCGTGCTGTTGTGCATCTTCGCCTACAAGGGAGGGGTTCACTGGTGGCCATTTCTGATCTTCGGGGTCAGCATGTTCCTGCTGTACCTTGCCAGTGCCTCCTACCACACTTTTCATGTCAAAGAACGGGTTCTGTTGTGGCTCCGCAAACTGGATCACAGTGCCATCTTTCTGCTGATTGCAGGCAGTTACACCCCCATTGCCATGCTGGCCCTGGATGGTCCCTGGCGACTGTGGACCATGGTCGTGGTGTGGGGGGTGGCCCTGGCTGGAGTCATCCTGAAACTGGTCACCATGAAACTGCCCCGCTGGATTTCCACCATTTTGTATCTTGCCATGGGCTGGATGAGCGTGATCCTGATGCCCCAGCTTTTGAACCAGTTCTCCTGGCCGCCACTGGTCTGGATGTGCATCGGAGGGGTCTTTTACTCCATTGGAGCCATCATCTATGCCACCAAGAAACTGAACCCCATTCCGGGCGTGTTTGGCTTCCATGAAATCTGGCACCTGTTTGTGCTGGGTGGGACGGCAAGCCACGCCGTCACAATGTTTTATCTGACTTCACGGGTGGCTTAG